AGGGTGTGGACCATCTCCGGCTCCAGGTTCATCCCCTGGCTGGAGACCACCACCGGGTGCATGCTGCGCCACCAACGGATGGAGAAGAAGACGATGGGGATGTCCGCGAAGGCGACGACGGCGTAGACGGCGCTGAACTGGCGCATCCGGGGGCTCTCGGGCAGGCTGCCGCGCAGCACAAGATACACCAGGTACATGAGCCAGAGGATCAGCGAGGAGGTCAGGCGCGGATCCCACGTCCACCAGGTGTTCCAGACGGGCCGGGCCCACAGCGGCCCGGTCACCAGCACGATGGTGGTGAACAGGACACCGATCTCGGCTGCGGCCGCCGCCCAGCGATCAAAACGCAGCCGGCCGCGCCACAAATACAGGATGCTGCCCGCGAACACCACGGTGAACGCCACCATGGCCAGCCAGGCCGAGGCCACGTGGAAATAGAAGATGCGCTGCACCTCCCCCATCTCGCGCTCCCGCGGCGCATAGAGGAACACCATGTAGAGCGCCCCCACCAAAGCAGCCGCCGTCAAGGCGACCAGCGCGGAAAAGCCAGCGCGACCGCCGGCGGGGGAGGCCGTCCATCTATCGGGGTGTCGGATGTCCGTTGTCATGCTATCGGCCGGATGTCGGGATGCCGGCCCGCGCCGGCGATTCGTCAGGCGGTTTCCTCGACGACATAACGGAAGACCGCGTAACATACTACCACGAAGATCAAGTCGAAGCCGGCCAGCAGCCGCACCCAGGGGATCCAGCCGGACGCTGCCGGTGTCTGGAGCAGCAGCGCGGTGGCCTTGACGCCGGCGATGACCACCGGCACGATCACCGGGAACAGCAAAATGGGCAGCAGCACTTCGCGCAGGCGCAGGCCCATGGTCATGGCCGAGAAGAGGGTGCCCACGGCGATGAAGCCCACGTTCACCAGCAGGACCACCAGCAAAAACGGCAGGAAGCCGCCGGCGAACCGGATGTTGAAAAAGACGATGAAAACGGGCAGGATCAGCGCCTCCATGGTGGTCTGGAACGCCAGGTTGGCGAGGAATTTCCCCAGAAAGATCACGCCGCGAGGCACCGGGGTCAGCAGCAGGCCGAGCATGCACCCTTCTTCGCGCTCGGTGGCGAAGGCGTTGGCCAAGCTGAGGATTCCAGCGAACAGAAACGCCACCCACAGGATGGCCGGGGCGCTCTCGCGCGCCGCCCGGGAGCCGGGATCGAAGGCGAAGTTGAACACCACGATGACGATGAAGGCGAACAGGAGGGTCGTCAGGAAATTCTGGCGGGTGCGCAGCTCCAGGCGGAGATCTTTCCAGGCCACCCAGGCGGCGAGGCGCAGGATGTTCACGACGCCCCTCCATGCCGGCTCACGGCGTCGAGGTAGAGCGCCGCCAGACGGTCCGGCCCCGTTTCGGCCGCGGCCACCTCGGCGCGGATCCGGCCGCTGACCAGCACGAGGATCCGGTCGCCCAGCTCGGCGGCGTGCTCCAGCTGGTGGCTGATCATCAAGATCGTCCGACCCTCCCCCTTGAGCCGGTGGAGCAGGTCCCGGAGGATCACCGCGGCGTGTTGGTCCAGGCCGGTGAAGGGCTCGTCCAGCAGCACCAGCTCCGGCTGGTGCTGCAGGGCGCGGGCAATGGCCAGCCGCTGCTTCATGCCGCGGGAATAAGTCCGGACCGGTCGGTCCGCGGCTGTCGCCAGCCCCATCCCCGCCAGGCTGGCATCCAAGGCGGCCGGATCGTCGGGCCGGTTGTAGAGCCGCGCGAAGAAGCGGAGGTTCTCCCGCCCGGTCAGTTCGGGGTAGAGAAAGAGCTGGTGGGAGATGTAGCCCAGCGCCCGTCGGAACTCGAGGTCGCGTCCGCTCACGTCCTCGCCCCGGAACCGAATCGTCCCGGAGCTGGGCCGCATGACGCGGGAAATGCAATTGAACAGGGTGGTCTTGCCGGCGCCGTTGGGCCCCACCACGGAGAGGAACGTCCCCGGGGCGACATCCAGGCTGATGCCGCGCAGCACCGGCACATCGCCGAAGTGCTTGCGCACTTCCCGCAAGGACAGGACTGGTACGCCGTCGTCGGGCATTCCGGATCGCTCGCTCGGGCTATCGGATCTCGCGCCGCCGGCTCTCCAGCTGCGCCTTGAGTTCGGCGTATGGTTCGTCCGGCAGCTTGCCGGCGCGCCGGTCGTACTCCAGGTCGGCCAGCGCCGCGTCCAGTTCCTCGCGGTCGGCCGCCGGCGGGATGTCGTCCGCAGCGGCCGTTGCCGCCGGCATCCCGCCGAGCAACGGCCACAGTACGTAGAGCACCGCGGCGATGACGATGGCCAGCACCAGCAGCGACGGGATCATGACGCCTCCTTGGTCGGCAGTTCCTGGAGCAGGGCGCGACGGGACCGCGGCAGGAGCGCCAACAGCCCGCCCAGGGTGATCACGATGCCCCCCGCCCAGATCCAGAGCACCAGCGGGTTGATGAGCACCTTGAAGTTGGCCCGGCCGGACAGGCTGAGCGGCGAGAAGATCACGTACAGGTCGCGGACCGGCGTGCAATGGATGGCCACCTCGGTCATCGGCTGCTCGAACAGCCGGTGAAAGTGCTTTTCGGGCCGGAGCGTCGCCGCGGTCCGGCCGCCCTCCCGCGCGTAAAGCTCGGCGCGGAGGATCTCCTTCTCCGGATCGGCATCCCGGTCGAAGCGCTCGTAGCGGATGGTGTACGGCCCGGCCTCAAACGACTGCCCCGGCTCCACGGTGGCGTCAAACGACTGGCTGAAGTAAGCCGAGCCTACGACGCCCATGCAGAACACCACCACGCCCAGATGGACCAGGTAGGCCCCGTAGCGGCGGGTGTTCTTCCGGAGCAGGTTCGCCAGCGCCGCGCCGAACCCCTCGCCCGTGGTCTGCCGGCGGATCCACGCCGAGCGCGCCACGTCGGTGACGATGGCCGCCGCGGCGCCCAGTCCGAGGCCGGCCAGAACCGCCGCGGAGAGGTGTCCCCGCAGCCAGACCGCCATCGCCGCGAAGCCCGCCAGGCTCACCGCCAGAAACACCAGCACGGGCTTCAGGAACGCCGCCGCCGCGGCCCGGTACCAGCCCACCACCGGGCAGACGCCCAGCAAAACGAGGCAGGCGATGGCGAACGGCATGACGGCCGCGTTGAAGAACGGCGTCTGGATGGCGATTTTCCGGCCGCCCGCCAGTTCGGACAGCGTGGGCAGGATGGTCCCCGCCAGCACCACGACCAGGAAGCCCATCAACAGCAGGTTGGTGAGCACGACCAGTCCGTCCTTGGAGCGGAAACTGTCAAGGGGCCGGTCGGGCGCCAGCAGCTGCCGGCGCCAGGCGATGACGCCGCCGGTCAGGGCCAGCATCACCGCCATGAAGATCAGGAAGTAATACCCGATGGTGGAGCGCTCGAAGGCGTGCACCGACTCGATGAAGCCGCTCCGAGTGATGAACGTGCCGAAGATGCACAGCAGGAATGTGAGCGCCACCAGGAACGCATTCCATTTTTTCAACACCCCGTGGCGTTCCTGCAGGATGGAGGTGTGCAGGAAGGCCGTCGCCGCGAGCCACGGGATGAACGAGGCGTTCTCCACCGGGTCCCAGGCCCAATAGCCGCCCCAGCCCAGCTCCACGTAGGCCCACTGCGCGCCGAGGATGATCCCAACCGTGAGGAACAGCCAGGAAAACACCGTCCAGCGGCGAATGATCTTCAGCCCGTCGGGCGGTATGGCGCCGGCAGCCAGCGCGGCCAGGACAAAGGCGAACGGCACCGTGAAGCCCACGTAGCCGACGAACAGCATCGGCGGGTGGAAGATCATGCCCACGTTCTGGAGCAGCGGGTTCAGGCCCCGCCCCTCGGCGATCGCCACGTCCAACCGCTGGAACGGGTTCGTGAACAGGAGCAGGAGCAGGTTGAAGAACAGACCCGAGGCGGCCGTGATGAGAATGAAGGGCGGGACCACCGCGGCGTGGCGCCGGCGGAATCCGGCCAGCGCCCCTGCGGCGATCAGCAACAGCAGGAGCAGCCAGAGGAGGAGTGAACCCGCCTGGCCGGCCCAGAAGGCGGTGATCCGGTAGACCAGGGGCAGCGTCGTGGAGGTGTAGCTTGCCACGTATTCCAGCCGGAAGTCGTTCCGGACCAGCGCCCAGAGGAGAAGCCCGGCGGCGCCGGTGGCCAGGGCGGCCGCGGCGTAGATGGCCCGGCAGGCGGTGTCGGTCCACGCGGGCCGGCCGGTCCGGAGCCTCACCACCGCAGCGGCGACGGCGTAGAGCAGCAGGACGAACGTGGCGACGATCAGGAAATTGCCCAGCAGCACCATAAGCTCTGCCTGTCAACGACGGATGTCAGGACTGTTCCGGCGCCTTCTCGTACTTCGAGGGGCATTTCAGCAGGATGGTGGCGGCGTCGAACTCGCGGCGTCCGGGCTTGAGGTCGCCTTCCACGACAACGGCCATCCCCTCCTTGAAATTGTCAGGGATCACCCCCTGATAGTGGACCGTCAGGGCGGGCCGGCCCACCTGATCGGCGATCTGGAAATCCATGGCCAGCTCGTCCGCAGCCCGCCGGACCGAGCCGGGCACGACGGTGCCGGTGACCCGCACGCCCCGTCCGCCGTCATGCGCCTGGCCGGCCAGCACCTCGTCCACGGTGTGGTAGTAGACGGTGGTTTCCTGCAGGCCCGAGTAGATCAGGTAACCCACCACTCCGACGAACAGCACAACGATCAGGATCAGTTTCAGCTTGGCCATCCGGCGCTCCGCGAACTAGATTGGGGACCGGGCGAGGAGCTCCCAGTCGATCCGTCCGGCCTCGAAGACGGGACCGTCGGCGCATACCCGCAGCATGGCGGCGCCGCGGTCATCGCGTACCGGAATCGTGCAGCCCAGGCACACGCCCATGCCGCAACCCATCCGATTCTCCATGGACACCCACACCGACCGGCCGGCCGAGGCACCGATGCGGTGGACGACAGCCATCATCGCATTAGGGCCGCAGCAATAGATGCGGTCCGCGGCATTCTGTTTCAGGAAGCGCTCGACGGGTTCGGTGACCAAGCCCCGTTCCCCTAGGCTGCCATCCTCGGTCACCAACCGGACGTCGGTACCCGTCTCGGTCGCCAGGAGCTCGCGCAGCGGCAGGTCGGCCGCGGTGCGCCCGCCGTAGAACAACACCAGCTGGGCTATTCCGCTAAAACGGCGCAGGCAGAAATAGAGCGGCGCGATGCCCACGCCACCGCCCACCAGGATTGTCGTCCCACCGACCGGTGGCTCCGGGAACGTACCGCCCAGCGGGCCGTGGGCGAACAGCTTGTCGCCCGGCTGCAATCCGGCCAGCAGCCGTGTGCCCCGGCCCACCTGTTTGATCAGAAAGAGGATCTCCCCGTCCGCACCGGCGCCGGGCGCGTCCAGTACGCTCAGGGGGCGGTTCAGCAACGGATCGGCGGACAAGGAGTGTCGGGGCAGGCCGAGCATGAAAATCTGCCCGGGCTCGACCGCGGCGGCAGCCTCCGGCGCAGTGATGCCAAGAAGGAAATAACCGCCGGCGAGCGTCTCGCACCGGGAGACCTGGACGTCACGCGCGCGGGCGGTGGTGGATTCTTGCATTCGCTCCATCTTGGTGGTATATCTGACACCACGATGTAAAATTCAACCGCCGATTATATCGCAATTCCGCGAGGGGCGGTAGCGGCATTCCGTTTGGCGAGGAGGCGACCATGCAAGACGATTCGGCCCAGTTCGCGAAGATCCGTTTCGAGCTGAAAGGCCGCCTGGCCCACATCACCTTGAACAATCCGCCGGACAACCTCCTGTCGCTGCAGTTGCTGGGCGAATGGAGCGAGCTGATGGAGTCGGTCGCCGGCCAGGCGGAAACGGCCGCTCTGCTTGTGTCCGCCTCGGGTCCCAACTTCATCGGCGGCCTGGACTTCTCGGAACACACCCGGGAGATGGTGTTCTCCGCTCTGGAGCGCTTCCGCAACATCTGCGAGTTCCTCCTCAACGTGGAATACCTCACCCTCGCTCTCGTCGACGGCAAGGTCCGCAACTGGGGCTGCGATCTGCTCCCCTTCTTCGACCTGGTGCTGGCGAGCTCCGCAGCCACCTTTCAGTACGACCATCTGGCCATCGGCACCTTCCCCGCGGTGGGCACGATCATGCTGGGGCAGTCGGCCGGATTCGCCGCATCGCTCCAGACCTTCCTGGAGGGTCACGAGATGACAGCCGCCCAGGCCCTCGAACTGGGGCTGGTAGCCCGGGTGCACCCGCGCGAAGAGCTCGTGGTCGATCTCAAGAAGACCCTGGCCCACCTGTCCACCATCAGCACGCCGGTAACCGGGCTGATGCTGCGCAACCTGCGCCGGGCCAAGCACGAGAACTTCCAGCGTTTCATCGACGAATCGTATACCGACTACCTGAATATCCTGACCGACCTGGAGGATTTCAGCGAAGGCGTCGCCGCCTGGATGGACCGGAGGCCGCCGGCCTGGAAAAACCGTTGAAATCTTTGTTTTACGGGTGTTTCGGGCTGTAATGGTCCTTGACATGAATTATTGGGCCGTGATACTTTTAACTATGCCGTCATCGGCCGGGCAACTTATTCTAAAAACTGGATAAACCAAATGGCACTGATTGGGAATCTCAAGGAAGTCAATCTGGTCAATCTGATTCAGTTGAACTGCCTGGAGAAGAAGACCGCCAAGTTGACCTTCAACTACCGGGGGAAAATCGGCGTGATCTACTTCGAGAACGGCGACATCCCCCACGCCCAGTTCGACAACCTGGTGGGCCCGGAGGCCGTTTACAAGGCGATCCACCTGACGGAAGGCGAATTCAAGATCGAGGACGGCATCCGCACCAACATCAAGACCAACGAGATCAAGTGGTCCGAGCTGATCCTCGAAGGCATGCGGATCTTTGATGAAAGCCAGGCCGGTCAGGACCAGGTCCACATCAAGCTGATCAAGAACCTGATGCAAATCGACGGCGTCCTTGCCGCGGTCACCCTGCTCAAGGACGGAACCCCCCTGTCCAACAGCAGCTTTGAGGAAGTGGAACTCTATGCCCAGATTTTGTCGTTTTGCGCGGCCAAGCTGCAGAACGTCGGCAAGAATTCCGGCATCAGCTACTTCGACAGCGTCACCGTCAACTTCAGCGACAAAACCCTGATGTTGGTGGACCGGGATCCCCACCTCATCGGTGTTTTTTTCAATCCGCAGGCCAACCTGAAACTGGCTGAGCCCCAGGTGATGAAGGAACTTCAAACCTATATCAACGAGCGGCAATAATGATCATTCCGAAGGGGAAGCCGGTTCATAAGGAACTCAGCTCCTATTTTGTGGACCTTGGCAAACTGCTCGAGGAACTCAAGGGCAATTCGTTTTCCGGTCTCATCGAACTGGTGGGGGTCAAGCACGAAGGCGAGATCCTGCTCGAAGGCGGCGCCGTGGCCAACGTCCGGATTCGCGGGGATGTCAACCTGCTGGGTCGCCAGCACCTGGGCGCCATCCTCCAGATCGGCCGCAAGGAAAACCTCCTCATCTCCACCTACCAGCTCCCCCCGGAAGCCGTTTTTTTCATCTCCCGCTACCTGGGCAGCGAGAAGATCCACGAAAACGTTTCCAGCGAGTTCACCGACCCCAAGAAGCTGCTGAGCCGCCTGGAAAGCGATCCCAACGACCACTTCGTGGAAGTGATTTTCCAGAAGAATATCGGCTACGGCCTCCTGTTCGTCCAGGACGGCCAGCCGGTGGACGCGCTGATTTCCCTGCTGGGCAAGGATCTGATCGCCGGTTCGACCGCGATCAAGGAGATCATCGAGGGATCCCGCGACCTGGGCGCGACGTTCAACGTCTACCGCGCCACCGAGCAGGAAGCCGAGCCCACGCCGGCGGAGGTGGAGATCACCCGGGATGAGGTCCAGGCGGTCATGGAGACGCTGCTGAACGAATTCCGGAAGGATTTTCCGGCCGACAACAAGCGCGGACTCGATTTCAACCATCTCTTCCGGGAGTCCTGCCTGGAGCTGGCGGACAAGTTTCCCTTTCTGGATCCGTTCGCGGCGGAGTACACGTTCCAGGACAGCCGGCTGGAGCTGCGCGCGGAGGAAAAGCCCAGGGTGATCGCGGAAGCCACGTTCCGGCTCATCCGGCACGTTCTGGAGAAGATGATTGCGGCCCGGGTCGCTTTCCCCCTCGAGCCGTTCCGCGAGCGGACGCGGGCCCTGCTGGCTGCGGATCACGCCTACGCCGCGTCCAGCCTGGATTTGGACAAGTTTTACGAAATTCTCAAATAATGGACAGCCATGGAAGATCTACTCGGTAAATTCGTGGATGAAGTCAGCACCGTCATGGGCGTCCGCTCCGCCTACCTGGTGAACAACCGCGGCGAACTCCTCTTTCCCCAGACCGAACGGCTGGGCCGCGCCAACCTCACCGCCACCGGGGCCCTGGAGCTGGTCCAGTGCCTGGGTGTCCTCGAGCTGCCCGGCGACGAGATCATCGAAGCCGAAGTGAATTTCGTCGAAGGCAAGCTGATCGTGTACAACAACGTGCGCCTGCTGGTCCCCACCAAGCTGGGCGTGCAGGAGACCATCCTGGTCCTGCTGGGTGACAAGAACCTCAACAAGGCCCACCTGCGGATGACCATGAATGTCGCGCTGTCGAAGGTGGTCTCCGACAAGCGCTACAAAAAGCTGGCCCAGCCGGTGCGGATACGCAAGACCTCGGTGCTCTCGCGCGAGAAGCTGAACGAGAAGGAGTTTGCCCAGGCGGAGCGGATCCGCCAGATCGTCGGTTAATTCTTCCGGAAGGGTTGTGAATTATGAGCGAAACCCTAAAAGGGAACCTGAGCCAGTTGAAGTTGGTGGAGATTATGAAGATCCTCTGCAATAGCCAGCGGACCGGCAAGCTGTCGCTGCA
This genomic stretch from Acidobacteriota bacterium harbors:
- the ccsA gene encoding cytochrome c biogenesis protein CcsA, which produces MTTDIRHPDRWTASPAGGRAGFSALVALTAAALVGALYMVFLYAPREREMGEVQRIFYFHVASAWLAMVAFTVVFAGSILYLWRGRLRFDRWAAAAAEIGVLFTTIVLVTGPLWARPVWNTWWTWDPRLTSSLILWLMYLVYLVLRGSLPESPRMRQFSAVYAVVAFADIPIVFFSIRWWRSMHPVVVSSQGMNLEPEMVHTLIASCVAFTLLFALLFRLRLGVEWARLETQRLRRILLERE
- the ccmA gene encoding heme ABC exporter ATP-binding protein CcmA, whose amino-acid sequence is MPDDGVPVLSLREVRKHFGDVPVLRGISLDVAPGTFLSVVGPNGAGKTTLFNCISRVMRPSSGTIRFRGEDVSGRDLEFRRALGYISHQLFLYPELTGRENLRFFARLYNRPDDPAALDASLAGMGLATAADRPVRTYSRGMKQRLAIARALQHQPELVLLDEPFTGLDQHAAVILRDLLHRLKGEGRTILMISHQLEHAAELGDRILVLVSGRIRAEVAAAETGPDRLAALYLDAVSRHGGAS
- a CDS encoding heme lyase CcmF/NrfE family subunit, which gives rise to MVLLGNFLIVATFVLLLYAVAAAVVRLRTGRPAWTDTACRAIYAAAALATGAAGLLLWALVRNDFRLEYVASYTSTTLPLVYRITAFWAGQAGSLLLWLLLLLLIAAGALAGFRRRHAAVVPPFILITAASGLFFNLLLLLFTNPFQRLDVAIAEGRGLNPLLQNVGMIFHPPMLFVGYVGFTVPFAFVLAALAAGAIPPDGLKIIRRWTVFSWLFLTVGIILGAQWAYVELGWGGYWAWDPVENASFIPWLAATAFLHTSILQERHGVLKKWNAFLVALTFLLCIFGTFITRSGFIESVHAFERSTIGYYFLIFMAVMLALTGGVIAWRRQLLAPDRPLDSFRSKDGLVVLTNLLLMGFLVVVLAGTILPTLSELAGGRKIAIQTPFFNAAVMPFAIACLVLLGVCPVVGWYRAAAAAFLKPVLVFLAVSLAGFAAMAVWLRGHLSAAVLAGLGLGAAAAIVTDVARSAWIRRQTTGEGFGAALANLLRKNTRRYGAYLVHLGVVVFCMGVVGSAYFSQSFDATVEPGQSFEAGPYTIRYERFDRDADPEKEILRAELYAREGGRTAATLRPEKHFHRLFEQPMTEVAIHCTPVRDLYVIFSPLSLSGRANFKVLINPLVLWIWAGGIVITLGGLLALLPRSRRALLQELPTKEAS
- a CDS encoding cytochrome c maturation protein CcmE is translated as MAKLKLILIVVLFVGVVGYLIYSGLQETTVYYHTVDEVLAGQAHDGGRGVRVTGTVVPGSVRRAADELAMDFQIADQVGRPALTVHYQGVIPDNFKEGMAVVVEGDLKPGRREFDAATILLKCPSKYEKAPEQS
- a CDS encoding dihydroorotate dehydrogenase electron transfer subunit codes for the protein MQESTTARARDVQVSRCETLAGGYFLLGITAPEAAAAVEPGQIFMLGLPRHSLSADPLLNRPLSVLDAPGAGADGEILFLIKQVGRGTRLLAGLQPGDKLFAHGPLGGTFPEPPVGGTTILVGGGVGIAPLYFCLRRFSGIAQLVLFYGGRTAADLPLRELLATETGTDVRLVTEDGSLGERGLVTEPVERFLKQNAADRIYCCGPNAMMAVVHRIGASAGRSVWVSMENRMGCGMGVCLGCTIPVRDDRGAAMLRVCADGPVFEAGRIDWELLARSPI
- a CDS encoding enoyl-CoA hydratase/isomerase family protein, producing MQDDSAQFAKIRFELKGRLAHITLNNPPDNLLSLQLLGEWSELMESVAGQAETAALLVSASGPNFIGGLDFSEHTREMVFSALERFRNICEFLLNVEYLTLALVDGKVRNWGCDLLPFFDLVLASSAATFQYDHLAIGTFPAVGTIMLGQSAGFAASLQTFLEGHEMTAAQALELGLVARVHPREELVVDLKKTLAHLSTISTPVTGLMLRNLRRAKHENFQRFIDESYTDYLNILTDLEDFSEGVAAWMDRRPPAWKNR
- a CDS encoding DUF4388 domain-containing protein → MALIGNLKEVNLVNLIQLNCLEKKTAKLTFNYRGKIGVIYFENGDIPHAQFDNLVGPEAVYKAIHLTEGEFKIEDGIRTNIKTNEIKWSELILEGMRIFDESQAGQDQVHIKLIKNLMQIDGVLAAVTLLKDGTPLSNSSFEEVELYAQILSFCAAKLQNVGKNSGISYFDSVTVNFSDKTLMLVDRDPHLIGVFFNPQANLKLAEPQVMKELQTYINERQ